A genomic region of Janthinobacterium lividum contains the following coding sequences:
- the epsF gene encoding chain length determinant protein EpsF: MNFSQFLLILQARKKIIFLTLIITVLATLSVSLLLPKSYKATSSLVMNYKGVDPVTGLAMPGQLLPGYMATQIDIISSKNVALRVVDHLGLANSPAVIEQFNAATEGKGTVRDWLANLLLKKLEIVPSRESSVVDISFKGSDPQFVAAVANAFSDEYQKVSIQLKVEPMKKAASYFDEQTKMLRDNVEKAQNRLSKYQQENGIVSVDNRLDVESNRLNDLSAQLVMAQGQLMEANSRQRMATGGNGGESPDVASNPLIQSLKMGLGNAEAKLAELGQRLDKNHPQYQSAKAEADKLRADLREQLRVASNSVGNAAQIQQQREASVRAALAAQKSKVLELNRTRDEMGVLQKDVESAQRAFDVTSQRFSQTKIEGQSDQSDIAVLNPAVPPIEPSSPRVLMNTLLSIVLGTFLGIGLGLLIEMLDRRVRSDHDLADLLQVPVLGMVDWKAAPRRRKGLHRLLPARRLSAN, translated from the coding sequence ATGAATTTCTCTCAATTTTTGCTGATTTTGCAAGCGCGCAAGAAGATTATTTTCTTGACCTTGATCATCACCGTGCTCGCCACGCTGTCTGTCAGCCTGTTATTGCCGAAGAGCTATAAAGCCACCAGTTCCCTGGTCATGAACTACAAGGGCGTCGATCCTGTCACGGGCCTGGCCATGCCTGGACAATTGTTGCCTGGATACATGGCCACGCAGATCGATATCATCAGCAGCAAGAATGTGGCTTTGCGCGTGGTCGATCACCTGGGCCTGGCCAATAGTCCGGCCGTCATCGAGCAATTCAATGCGGCGACAGAAGGCAAGGGAACGGTCCGTGACTGGCTGGCCAATCTCTTGCTGAAAAAACTGGAAATCGTGCCATCGCGCGAAAGCAGCGTGGTCGACATCAGCTTCAAGGGGTCCGATCCGCAATTCGTGGCAGCCGTGGCCAATGCCTTTTCCGACGAATATCAGAAAGTCAGCATCCAGCTGAAAGTGGAGCCGATGAAAAAAGCGGCCAGTTATTTCGATGAGCAAACCAAGATGCTGCGCGATAACGTGGAAAAGGCGCAAAACCGCCTCTCCAAGTATCAGCAGGAAAACGGTATCGTCAGCGTCGACAACCGTCTCGACGTGGAATCGAATCGCTTGAATGATCTGTCCGCACAGCTGGTGATGGCACAGGGCCAGTTGATGGAGGCAAATTCGCGCCAGCGCATGGCTACTGGCGGCAATGGCGGCGAATCGCCGGACGTGGCGTCGAATCCCCTGATTCAAAGCTTGAAAATGGGGCTCGGCAATGCCGAAGCCAAGCTGGCCGAACTGGGACAGCGTCTTGACAAGAATCATCCACAGTACCAGAGCGCGAAGGCCGAAGCGGACAAGCTGCGTGCCGATCTGCGCGAACAGCTGCGCGTCGCCTCGAATAGCGTAGGCAATGCGGCGCAGATCCAGCAGCAGCGCGAAGCTTCGGTACGCGCGGCGCTGGCGGCGCAAAAGTCGAAGGTGCTGGAACTGAACCGTACCCGCGATGAGATGGGCGTGCTGCAAAAGGATGTGGAAAGCGCCCAGCGCGCCTTCGACGTGACATCGCAACGCTTCTCGCAAACCAAGATCGAAGGCCAGTCCGACCAGTCCGACATTGCCGTGCTGAATCCTGCTGTGCCACCGATCGAACCGTCCAGCCCGCGCGTGCTGATGAATACCTTGTTGTCCATCGTCCTGGGAACGTTTCTGGGTATCGGCCTGGGCCTGTTGATTGAAATGCTGGACCGCCGCGTGCGTTCCGACCATGATCTGGCTGACTTGCTGCAAGTGCCAGTACTGGGCATGGTCGACTGGAAAGCCGCACCGCGCCGTCGCAAGGGCTTGCATCGTCTTCTGCCGGCCCGCCGCCTGAGTGCCAATTAA
- the epsG gene encoding chain length determinant protein tyrosine kinase EpsG, with translation MNFPAHPVSKPSPLRGGDSSIGALLLASGKITPENAERVLRMQKELGIRFGEAALRLGLISEADIQHVLARQFDYPYLQEGEGKFASELVAAYQPFSPQMETLRAVRSQLMLRWFSLGRKALVVASVDSGDGASLFAANLAVVFSQLGESTLLVDANLRKPRQHEIFALEERQGLSDVLAGRAQQDAISVIDSFVDLSVLGAGTLPPNPQELLSRPAFGALNTQLEERYDVVLYDVASVSSGSDAFVMGARVGGVLLVVRKNKTRLADIDAMREQLQRSGSEVVGSVLVDY, from the coding sequence ATGAACTTTCCCGCGCATCCTGTTTCGAAACCGTCACCCCTGCGGGGCGGCGACTCCAGCATCGGCGCCCTGTTGCTGGCCTCGGGCAAAATCACCCCGGAAAATGCCGAGCGCGTGCTGCGCATGCAGAAGGAGCTCGGCATCCGTTTTGGCGAAGCGGCCTTGCGTCTCGGCTTGATCAGCGAAGCTGACATCCAGCACGTGCTGGCGCGACAATTCGACTATCCGTATCTGCAGGAAGGCGAGGGCAAGTTTGCCAGCGAGCTGGTGGCGGCATATCAGCCCTTCAGCCCGCAAATGGAAACCTTGCGCGCCGTGCGCAGCCAGTTGATGCTGCGCTGGTTTTCGCTGGGGCGCAAGGCGCTCGTCGTGGCCAGCGTCGATAGCGGCGATGGCGCCAGCCTGTTCGCCGCCAACCTGGCCGTGGTGTTTTCGCAGCTCGGTGAAAGCACCTTGCTGGTCGATGCCAATCTGCGCAAGCCGCGCCAGCACGAGATTTTCGCGCTGGAAGAGCGCCAGGGTCTCTCCGATGTCCTGGCCGGGCGCGCCCAGCAGGACGCCATTTCCGTCATCGATTCCTTCGTCGATCTGTCCGTGCTGGGTGCGGGTACCTTGCCGCCGAATCCACAGGAGCTGCTGAGTCGTCCTGCCTTTGGCGCGCTCAATACGCAGCTGGAAGAGCGCTACGATGTCGTGCTGTATGACGTGGCGTCCGTGTCGTCGGGATCCGATGCGTTCGTGATGGGTGCCCGCGTCGGTGGCGTGTTGCTGGTCGTGCGCAAGAACAAGACGCGCCTGGCCGATATCGACGCCATGCGCGAGCAGCTGCAGCGCAGCGGTTCGGAAGTGGTTGGTTCCGTACTGGTCGATTACTGA
- the xrtB gene encoding exosortase B produces the protein MATLAQSRPAASLDWKQLLLHWWPMLLGLLAMYVPTFHDLAFGLWSTESYAHGPIILLLALWLLGRQWPAMLAAAGGTGGSAAGWPLAILALLFYVMGRSQSIQSMELASFIMMLAALLLLFFGARALKTQWFPFFFMLFMIPLPGAIVSALTMPMKMAVSYVTEHLLFWAGYPIARSGVILQIGQYQLLVADACAGLQTLLTLESLGLFYMNVVRHTSAFRNVMLAILIVPISFTANVVRVIVLTLITYYFGDAAGQGFLHGFAGMVLFISALILIISIDSLLQWFVNMRQRRHKGAV, from the coding sequence ATGGCCACGCTCGCACAGTCGCGACCAGCCGCCTCGCTGGACTGGAAACAGTTGCTGCTGCACTGGTGGCCTATGCTGCTGGGCTTGCTGGCCATGTACGTGCCCACCTTCCACGACCTGGCCTTTGGCCTGTGGTCCACGGAGAGTTATGCGCACGGTCCGATCATTCTGCTGCTCGCCTTGTGGCTGCTAGGGCGGCAATGGCCGGCCATGCTTGCCGCTGCGGGCGGCACGGGCGGCTCGGCTGCCGGTTGGCCGCTGGCCATACTGGCATTGCTGTTCTATGTAATGGGGCGTTCGCAGAGTATCCAGAGCATGGAGCTGGCTTCCTTCATCATGATGCTGGCGGCCCTGCTGCTGCTGTTCTTTGGCGCGCGCGCCTTGAAAACGCAGTGGTTCCCCTTCTTTTTCATGCTGTTCATGATTCCCTTGCCAGGTGCTATTGTCAGCGCGCTGACGATGCCGATGAAAATGGCCGTATCGTATGTCACCGAGCACCTGCTTTTCTGGGCTGGCTATCCGATCGCGCGCAGCGGCGTCATCTTGCAGATCGGCCAGTACCAGCTGCTCGTGGCCGATGCCTGCGCTGGCTTGCAGACGCTGCTGACCCTGGAATCGCTGGGCCTGTTCTACATGAATGTGGTGCGCCATACGTCGGCATTTCGCAATGTCATGCTGGCCATCCTGATCGTGCCGATTTCGTTTACCGCCAACGTGGTGCGCGTCATCGTGCTGACATTGATTACCTATTACTTTGGCGATGCCGCAGGCCAGGGTTTCCTGCACGGTTTTGCCGGCATGGTGTTGTTCATCAGCGCCCTGATCCTGATCATTTCCATTGATTCGCTGTTGCAATGGTTCGTGAATATGCGCCAGCGCCGTCACAAGGGGGCAGTATGA
- the epsI gene encoding exosortase-associated protein EpsI, B-type: protein MKPSRLSMFVLSCMMVLASLAAAYAKPTIRLAETMPMPALEKIVPSQFGVWHEEKTSIGAVIDPQIQAELKRIYTQILSRTYVNDRGERIMLSIAYGKDQSDTTQVHYPEICYPAQGFQIGATREEILSTRQGDIPLKRLETSMENQRYEPVTYWTTVGDVVVTNRTDKKLVEMRYGFKGQIPDGLLFRVSSIDRDTAAAFRLQDDFVKAMQVALDPASKLRLMGIHG from the coding sequence ATGAAACCATCGCGACTTTCCATGTTTGTGCTGAGCTGCATGATGGTGCTCGCCTCCCTGGCTGCGGCGTACGCCAAGCCGACCATCCGCCTGGCCGAAACCATGCCGATGCCGGCGCTCGAGAAAATCGTCCCCAGCCAGTTTGGCGTATGGCATGAGGAAAAGACGTCTATCGGCGCCGTGATCGACCCGCAAATTCAGGCAGAACTCAAGCGCATCTACACGCAGATCCTGTCGCGCACCTATGTCAATGACCGGGGCGAACGCATCATGCTGTCGATTGCCTACGGCAAGGACCAGAGCGACACCACGCAAGTGCACTATCCGGAAATCTGCTATCCGGCACAGGGCTTCCAGATCGGTGCCACGCGGGAGGAGATTCTGTCGACGCGCCAGGGCGATATCCCCTTGAAGCGACTGGAGACGAGCATGGAAAACCAGCGCTACGAGCCTGTGACGTACTGGACGACGGTGGGCGATGTGGTGGTGACGAACCGCACGGACAAGAAACTGGTGGAAATGCGCTACGGTTTCAAGGGACAGATTCCCGATGGCCTGCTGTTCCGCGTGTCGTCGATCGACCGCGACACGGCTGCCGCTTTCCGCCTGCAGGACGACTTCGTCAAAGCTATGCAGGTGGCGCTCGACCCCGCCAGCAAGCTTCGCCTGATGGGCATACACGGCTAG
- a CDS encoding oligosaccharide flippase family protein, with protein sequence MTLAAKTLGAVKSNYAGTLIRVLAQFGAQVVIMRELGPELVGTFGYALLVFGVLALVIDQGFGWALMQGDFSEEELRVVLSRLMLGSVFGMLFVFGMSYPLAIWLDNPLAGTLFRYSAPSYLVIAVYGISQARLRAELRFREIQYATTGAYLIAYPVVGVGMALAGAGVWALLAAWYAQAILQFALSYYFSPHPLVFGNPFHSCKAAALGRQVAGINVLNWAVDNASGVFTGALGPQALGNFNAASMLSRTPAMQLAQTMQTVLFSTASALAGDLARIRQLYLSALASIAILIVPSYAYALTHADFLVHLVFGEKWLQAASLFAAMTVGMVALAMSTLSGAVLTATGGQGTVLRSQAYCLALMLAGLYFAVHVELVYVGIVISIAYTVRLLLQMRTIAVSARLAGADFGYVLRGPLVLGMLWSLPLVSWLAPGHPGLLAELLELGGKLILSVCVCKLFPSFFFCPALMYVLQRFGPGRRLASALGL encoded by the coding sequence ATGACTCTTGCAGCAAAGACACTCGGCGCGGTGAAAAGTAACTACGCAGGCACTCTGATCCGTGTGCTGGCGCAATTCGGTGCACAAGTCGTCATCATGCGCGAACTGGGACCGGAACTGGTGGGAACGTTCGGCTATGCACTGCTGGTGTTCGGCGTGCTGGCGCTGGTGATCGACCAGGGTTTTGGCTGGGCATTGATGCAGGGTGATTTTTCGGAAGAGGAACTGCGCGTGGTATTGTCCCGGTTAATGCTGGGTTCGGTATTCGGCATGCTGTTCGTTTTCGGCATGTCCTATCCGCTTGCCATCTGGCTGGACAATCCGCTGGCTGGCACCTTGTTCCGCTATTCGGCGCCTTCGTATCTGGTCATTGCCGTGTATGGCATTTCTCAGGCCCGGCTACGCGCCGAGTTGCGTTTTCGTGAAATCCAGTATGCCACCACCGGCGCTTACCTGATCGCCTATCCCGTCGTTGGCGTCGGCATGGCCCTGGCCGGAGCCGGTGTATGGGCGCTGCTGGCGGCCTGGTATGCGCAGGCGATATTGCAGTTTGCCCTCAGCTATTACTTTAGTCCGCATCCTTTGGTATTCGGCAATCCGTTTCACTCCTGCAAGGCCGCAGCACTGGGCCGCCAGGTGGCTGGCATCAATGTGTTGAATTGGGCCGTGGACAACGCCAGCGGCGTCTTCACCGGTGCGCTGGGACCGCAGGCACTGGGTAATTTCAATGCCGCGTCGATGCTCTCGCGTACGCCGGCCATGCAGTTGGCGCAGACCATGCAAACCGTGTTGTTTTCCACTGCGTCCGCGCTGGCGGGAGACCTGGCACGCATACGCCAGCTTTACCTCAGCGCGCTGGCCTCGATTGCCATCCTGATAGTGCCATCGTATGCGTATGCGCTGACGCATGCCGATTTCCTCGTGCATCTGGTGTTTGGCGAGAAATGGCTGCAGGCCGCGTCCTTGTTTGCCGCCATGACGGTCGGCATGGTGGCGCTGGCCATGAGCACCCTGTCTGGCGCGGTATTGACGGCGACGGGCGGGCAAGGCACGGTGCTGCGCTCGCAGGCTTATTGCCTGGCCTTGATGTTGGCCGGACTGTACTTCGCCGTGCATGTGGAGCTGGTTTATGTGGGCATCGTGATCAGCATCGCTTATACGGTGCGCCTGCTGCTGCAGATGCGAACCATCGCCGTCAGTGCCCGGCTTGCCGGGGCCGACTTCGGCTATGTGCTGCGCGGCCCGCTCGTGCTGGGCATGCTCTGGTCCTTGCCCCTGGTGTCATGGCTGGCGCCGGGGCATCCGGGCCTGCTTGCCGAGCTGCTGGAACTGGGGGGCAAGCTGATCTTGAGCGTGTGCGTGTGCAAGTTGTTCCCGAGCTTCTTCTTCTGCCCCGCGCTGATGTATGTTTTGCAACGTTTTGGCCCCGGACGCCGTCTGGCGAGTGCCTTGGGCCTGTGA
- a CDS encoding O-antigen ligase family protein, translating into MEELIIYFLLPLGALLFALLAIGGAVFVAGIAARWRGWAFATVLLLTVAASISSIVLSFRKLTLSEQGLMNMSDGDGASGLLSKLILMAVIGSSFALCLAWLFDFNKKLRQHSRFTRRDMCAPNDIVIAFMVFYVAFSIVPIFMGQRYYFHVSLIYPFFVYLAMFLYLQVSDIDPVRVSKYCLGALVFGSLVAAIVTPSAAFQPGYNGLIPGFNLRLWGVTAHANALGAVACAFFLMEMAEPEKKRWLHFGILFAAGLTMIMSQSKTSILTAFMGGMMITCMQIWNYLRTQTRGYNRNSSAFLAVLLMGFCFVIVMVGIWIMFSDVNLLTMIESKLDSRAVGDLSTGTGRLWIWSAAIKGGMENPLFGQGASFWNLENRLRLGLSGAVSAHNLYLQVFSRSGLIGLASLLAFLFFLVRYAMRASKATNGASLVMLAVLLVRSMTEVPIAPNGILGAEFFGTMAYIFYIIDRGARPLSKRNVIEKKQPAYFANGRFRGPA; encoded by the coding sequence ATGGAAGAGTTAATCATCTATTTTCTGTTGCCTCTGGGCGCCTTGCTCTTTGCTTTGCTGGCGATTGGCGGCGCCGTTTTCGTGGCCGGCATTGCCGCACGCTGGCGCGGTTGGGCATTTGCGACGGTCTTGTTGCTGACGGTGGCCGCCAGTATCAGCAGCATCGTCCTGTCGTTCCGCAAGCTGACCCTGAGCGAGCAGGGGCTGATGAACATGAGCGACGGCGATGGCGCCTCGGGCCTGTTGTCCAAGCTGATCCTGATGGCCGTGATCGGCAGCTCCTTCGCCCTGTGCCTGGCATGGTTGTTCGATTTCAACAAGAAGCTGCGCCAGCACTCGCGCTTTACGCGCCGTGACATGTGCGCGCCCAACGATATCGTGATCGCCTTCATGGTGTTTTATGTGGCGTTCAGCATCGTGCCCATCTTTATGGGCCAGCGTTATTACTTCCACGTGTCGCTGATCTATCCCTTTTTTGTCTACCTTGCCATGTTCCTGTATCTGCAGGTATCGGACATCGATCCTGTGCGGGTTTCAAAGTATTGCCTGGGAGCCCTGGTGTTCGGTAGCCTGGTCGCGGCCATCGTCACGCCCAGCGCCGCTTTCCAGCCTGGCTACAATGGCTTGATTCCAGGCTTCAACCTGCGTTTATGGGGCGTGACGGCGCACGCCAATGCGCTCGGCGCGGTCGCCTGCGCGTTTTTCCTGATGGAGATGGCCGAGCCAGAAAAGAAACGCTGGCTACATTTCGGTATTCTTTTTGCGGCAGGGCTGACGATGATCATGTCGCAGTCCAAGACGTCGATCCTGACGGCTTTCATGGGTGGCATGATGATCACCTGCATGCAGATATGGAACTACCTGAGGACGCAAACCCGCGGCTACAACCGCAACAGTTCGGCCTTTCTGGCCGTGCTGCTGATGGGCTTTTGCTTCGTGATCGTCATGGTGGGTATCTGGATCATGTTTTCTGACGTGAATTTATTAACGATGATCGAGAGCAAGCTCGACTCGCGCGCGGTGGGTGATCTCAGTACGGGCACGGGCCGGCTGTGGATCTGGTCCGCAGCCATCAAGGGCGGGATGGAAAATCCCCTGTTTGGCCAGGGAGCATCGTTCTGGAACCTGGAAAACCGCCTGCGCCTGGGGCTGAGCGGCGCGGTTTCCGCGCATAACTTGTACTTGCAGGTGTTCAGCCGTTCGGGGCTGATCGGACTGGCATCCCTGCTGGCCTTTCTGTTTTTCCTGGTCCGCTATGCGATGCGCGCCTCGAAGGCCACCAATGGCGCCAGCCTGGTGATGCTTGCCGTGCTGCTGGTGCGTTCGATGACGGAAGTGCCGATCGCGCCGAACGGGATACTGGGCGCCGAGTTTTTCGGCACCATGGCGTATATTTTTTACATCATTGACCGCGGGGCGCGGCCGCTGAGCAAGCGTAATGTCATTGAGAAAAAACAGCCGGCATACTTTGCCAACGGGCGTTTCAGGGGGCCGGCATGA
- a CDS encoding serine O-acetyltransferase, translating into MLTIYRIAHLLARARIPLLPRLLYMFNRIVFSIVLPPTSIVGRDVLFGYSGLGIVVHARCKIGDRVNIGPHVTLGGRAGLNGVPEIGDDVLIGSGAKILGPVHIGNGARIGANAVVLHDVPAGATAVGIPARIRGGQAGGPLSTDGLDSSTQVDNEVSDLN; encoded by the coding sequence ATGCTGACCATTTACCGGATTGCGCACTTGCTCGCGCGGGCCCGCATCCCCCTGTTGCCGCGCCTTCTCTATATGTTCAACCGTATCGTGTTTTCGATCGTGCTGCCGCCGACCAGTATCGTCGGCCGCGATGTGCTGTTCGGTTATAGCGGACTGGGCATCGTGGTGCATGCCCGCTGCAAGATTGGCGACCGCGTCAATATCGGCCCGCATGTGACGCTCGGTGGACGGGCCGGATTGAACGGGGTGCCGGAAATCGGCGACGATGTGCTCATCGGTAGCGGTGCCAAGATTCTTGGCCCCGTGCATATCGGCAATGGCGCGCGCATAGGCGCCAACGCCGTCGTGCTGCACGACGTGCCTGCCGGCGCCACGGCCGTTGGCATTCCTGCACGTATACGCGGTGGCCAGGCCGGCGGGCCGCTATCGACAGATGGACTGGACAGCTCTACACAGGTGGATAATGAAGTTAGCGATCTTAATTAA
- a CDS encoding glycosyltransferase: protein MKLAILIKTYNEAHNIERCLNAVFDAIAGIAGGVEVLVADSLSTDATVALARAYPVKIVQLTLPADRGCGAGVQLGYQHTRAQFVYLLDGDMELQGDFLKQALALIENDATLGGISGVLRDRHINNRFDRHRLKNKPAARAGDVEWLAGGGLYRRAALDEAGGYAGNRNLKAYEEAELGLRLGSHGWRMLRLDTVAVYHTGHAESTGALIWRQWRSRRMDAGGVLLKSALGRPWCWRVMRMCLHPLAVLCFWTLVLGAALLAPDWRLPAACLGLGGLAALALCVKKRSVYDAGFSILLWHLSAAGLVRGFVTARLRSPCEAIPSQILSENTAV from the coding sequence ATGAAGTTAGCGATCTTAATTAAGACATACAACGAAGCGCATAATATCGAACGCTGCCTCAACGCCGTGTTTGATGCCATTGCCGGGATTGCCGGGGGCGTGGAGGTGCTGGTCGCCGATTCGTTGTCGACCGATGCCACCGTCGCCCTTGCACGGGCTTATCCTGTGAAGATCGTCCAGTTGACGCTGCCCGCCGATCGCGGCTGCGGCGCCGGGGTGCAGCTTGGTTATCAGCATACGCGCGCCCAGTTCGTGTATCTGCTTGACGGCGACATGGAACTGCAGGGCGACTTTCTGAAGCAGGCGCTGGCGCTCATCGAAAACGACGCGACGCTGGGTGGCATTTCCGGCGTATTACGCGACCGGCACATCAATAATCGGTTTGACCGGCACCGGCTGAAAAACAAGCCCGCCGCGCGCGCCGGCGACGTCGAGTGGCTGGCGGGTGGCGGACTGTATCGCCGTGCGGCGCTGGACGAGGCCGGAGGATATGCGGGAAACCGCAACCTGAAGGCATATGAGGAGGCGGAACTGGGCTTGCGCCTGGGCAGTCACGGCTGGCGCATGCTGCGGCTCGACACGGTGGCGGTGTATCATACGGGACATGCCGAATCGACTGGCGCGCTGATCTGGCGCCAATGGCGTAGCAGACGCATGGATGCTGGCGGCGTGCTGCTTAAGTCAGCCTTGGGACGGCCCTGGTGCTGGCGTGTGATGCGCATGTGCTTGCATCCACTGGCGGTGCTGTGTTTCTGGACGCTGGTGCTCGGTGCCGCGCTGCTGGCCCCCGACTGGCGTCTGCCTGCGGCATGCCTGGGGCTGGGGGGGCTGGCGGCATTGGCCCTGTGCGTCAAGAAGCGCAGTGTCTATGATGCCGGTTTTTCTATTTTGCTGTGGCATCTTTCTGCCGCAGGCCTGGTAAGGGGTTTCGTTACGGCCAGGTTGCGCTCGCCGTGCGAGGCGATTCCCAGTCAGATCCTGTCCGAGAATACGGCGGTATAG
- a CDS encoding phenylacetate--CoA ligase family protein — protein MKKNVKKELFYGLRSLLRDNFLSRHLLARLRRNAQLDQAGMDRLQLNLLHATLQCAIDKLPYYAHIDKHFPVGDTLQVLRRDFPIIDKSTLLANRQRLYPNGGKTKPWYSVGKTSGTTGTPLTIFRSPLSVLYEMAFVWRHWECSGFRRGARSAVLRGDVVVPQSREAPPFWFYNRHDKQLMISSRHLKEGYMAAICDQLDAYAPAMLQAYPSTAFTLASYLQRQQRFLSIPLVFTSSEPLYPHQRALIEERFRARVSDMYGMAERVAFASACEFGAMHVNADYAYVEIVDGDGQPTTDFGFVVGTTLHNHVMPLVRYRLSDRARWKAGACACGRPFPVLEEISGKYEDAIFGGDGQPVSPSVLTFAFKGVEHILKSQVAQVAQDRWQIRIVPAPAFSKVQELALIENIRQLVDKDIMVEIVLTSDIPNTSSVKFRWVVNEHKKNK, from the coding sequence ATGAAGAAAAATGTAAAAAAAGAGCTGTTTTATGGCCTTCGTTCGCTGCTGCGCGATAATTTTCTGAGCCGGCATCTGCTGGCACGCCTGCGCCGCAATGCGCAGCTCGACCAGGCGGGCATGGACCGTTTGCAGTTGAACTTGCTGCACGCAACCTTGCAATGCGCGATCGACAAGCTGCCGTATTACGCGCACATCGACAAGCATTTTCCCGTAGGCGACACGCTGCAAGTGTTGCGCCGGGACTTTCCCATCATCGACAAGAGTACCTTGCTCGCCAACCGCCAGCGTTTGTATCCGAACGGTGGCAAGACCAAGCCCTGGTACAGTGTCGGCAAAACCAGCGGCACCACGGGCACGCCCCTGACGATCTTCCGCAGTCCGCTTTCCGTGCTGTACGAAATGGCTTTTGTGTGGAGGCACTGGGAATGTAGCGGTTTTCGCCGCGGCGCGCGCAGCGCCGTGCTGCGCGGCGACGTTGTCGTGCCGCAGTCGCGCGAGGCGCCGCCATTCTGGTTTTATAACCGCCATGACAAACAGTTGATGATCTCCTCGCGTCACCTGAAGGAAGGCTATATGGCAGCGATTTGCGATCAGCTCGACGCTTACGCGCCGGCCATGCTGCAAGCCTATCCATCCACGGCCTTCACCCTGGCCAGCTACCTGCAGCGCCAGCAGCGCTTCCTGTCCATTCCGCTGGTCTTTACCAGTTCCGAGCCTTTGTATCCGCATCAGCGCGCGCTGATCGAGGAGCGTTTCCGTGCGCGGGTCAGCGATATGTATGGCATGGCCGAACGGGTGGCGTTTGCCAGCGCCTGTGAATTTGGCGCCATGCATGTAAATGCCGATTATGCATATGTGGAAATTGTTGATGGCGATGGCCAGCCGACGACGGATTTCGGTTTTGTCGTCGGTACGACGCTGCATAACCACGTCATGCCATTGGTGCGCTACCGTTTGTCGGACCGCGCGCGCTGGAAGGCGGGTGCTTGCGCCTGCGGCCGGCCATTTCCCGTGCTGGAAGAAATCAGCGGCAAGTACGAGGATGCGATTTTTGGCGGCGATGGTCAACCCGTCAGCCCATCCGTGCTGACCTTCGCCTTCAAGGGCGTCGAACATATCCTCAAGTCGCAGGTGGCGCAGGTGGCGCAGGACCGCTGGCAAATCCGCATCGTACCCGCACCCGCGTTCTCCAAAGTGCAGGAACTTGCGCTCATCGAGAATATTCGACAATTGGTAGATAAGGATATCATGGTCGAAATTGTATTAACGTCGGATATCCCCAACACATCTTCTGTTAAGTTCCGCTGGGTCGTGAATGAGCATAAAAAAAATAAATGA